One genomic segment of Chiloscyllium punctatum isolate Juve2018m chromosome 32, sChiPun1.3, whole genome shotgun sequence includes these proteins:
- the atp6v1e1b gene encoding V-type proton ATPase subunit E 1, protein MALSDADVQKQIKHMMAFIEQEANEKAEEIDAKAEEEFNIEKGRLVQTQRLKIMEYYEKKEKQIEQQKKIQMSNLQNQARLKVLKARDDLISDLLNEARQRLGRGAKDPTRYQTLLDGLILQGFYQLLEPMVIIRCRKQDTAVVKASINKNVSIYKNSINKDIDVHIDQENFLPEDIAGGVEMYDCTGKIKVSNTLESRLDLIAQQMMPKIRVALFGPNQNRKFLD, encoded by the exons ATGGCGCTGAGCGACGCTGATGTGCAGAAACAG ATCAAACACATGATGGCCTTCATTGAGCAAGAGGCCAATGAGAAAGCAGAAGAAATAGATGCAAag GCAGAAGAGGAGTTTAACATTGAAAAGGGCCGCCTTGTACAGACACAGAGGTTAAAGATCATGGAATATTATGAAAAGAAGGAAAAGCAAATTGAGCAGCAGAAGAAAAT TCAAATGTCTAACTTGCAGAACCAGGCTAGATTGAAGGTCCTCAAAGCCAGAGATGATCTCATTTCG GATCTGTTGAATGAAGCCAGGCAGAGACTAGGCAGAGGGGCAAAAGATCCTACAAGATACCAAACACTTCTGGATGGACTGATACTGCAG GGCTTTTACCAACTGCTGGAACCTATGGTGATTATTCGATGTCGCAAGCAAGACACTGCTGTAGTTAAG GCCTCCATCAACAAGAATGTTTCCATTTACAAGAACAGTATAAATAAAGATATTGATGTTCACATTGACCAGGAAAATTTTCTGCCTGAAGACAT TGCTGGAGGTGTTGAAATGTATGATTGTACAGGAAAAATAAAAGTTTCCAATACCTTGGAGAGTAGGTTGGACCTCATTGCACAGCAG ATGATGCCAAAGATCAGAGTGGCTTTGTTTGGTCCCAATCAAAACCGGAAGTTCTTGGACTAA